One Opisthocomus hoazin isolate bOpiHoa1 chromosome 25, bOpiHoa1.hap1, whole genome shotgun sequence DNA window includes the following coding sequences:
- the SYPL2 gene encoding synaptophysin-like protein 2 produces MSEPGTPAAGDKAPRLQDRVLGGVRWGRLLEPLGFIKVLEWLFAIFAFGTCGSFSGETGATVKCGGETKEMSAIAVQFGYPFRLYQIPFEMPACGEEPETRTLHLVGDFSAPAEFFVTLGVFSFLYAMAALVLYLRFHSLYGENKKLPFADFCVTVCFAFFWLVAAAAWGKGLSDVKAATRPASLLAAMGVCQGEEVVCSAGTTPAMGLANISVLFGFLNFVLWAGNCWFVLKETAWPAQAAPRDSAAEQGAIDKQ; encoded by the exons atgTCGGAGCCCGGTACCCCCGCGGCCGGTGATAAAGCGCCCCGGCTCCAG GACCGTGTCCTGGGTGGGGTGCGCTGGGGCCGCCTCCTCGAGCCCCTCGGCTTCATCAAGGTGCTGGAATGG CTCTTCGCCATCTTCGCCTTCGGGACCTGCGGCTCCTTCAGCGGCGAGACCGGGGCGACGGTGAAATGCGGGGGCGAAACCAAAGAGATGAGCGCCATCGCCGTCCAGTTCGGGTACCCCTTCAG GTTATACCAGATCCCCTTCGAGATGCCGGCTTGCGGCGAGGAGCCCGAGACGCGCACCCTGCACCTCGTCGGCGATTTCTCCGCTCCCGCCGAATTTTTCGTGACCCTGGGGGTCTTCTCCTTCCTCTACGCCATGGCGGCTCTGGTGCTCTACCTGCGCTTTCATTCCCTCTACGGCGAGAATAAGAAGCTCCCCTTCGCG GATTTCTGCGTCACCGTCTGCTTCGCGTTCTTCTGgctggtggcggcggcggcgtggggcAAGGGGCTGAGCGACGTGAAGGCGGCCACGCGGCCCGCCAGCCTGCTGGCCGCCATGGGGGTCTGCCAGGGCGAGGAGGTGGTCTGCAGCGCCGGCACCACGCCGGCCATGGGGCTGGCCAACATCTCCGTG ctcttcgGCTTCCTCAACTTCGTGCTCTGGGCCGGCAACTGCTGGTTCGTGCTGAAGGAGACGGCGTGGCCGGCGCAGGCAGCACCCCGCGACAGCGCGGCCGAGCAGGGGGCCATCGACAAGCAGTag